The following DNA comes from Anopheles coustani chromosome 2, idAnoCousDA_361_x.2, whole genome shotgun sequence.
TATCCTGTAGTGAAATCACACTTAGCAAGTGGAAATAGTAGATTTAGTTGAATTAAGCTTAAGCCAGCTAGATCCAATTTGTTCAACTTGGTAGTAAACCAACATATTCAAAACTCGGTCAATTTATCCTAAAAGAGAAATTTAGAAAGAGCAACTTTCAATATTGCTTACTATAGTTGCATCCGACAGGTAGCCCACAGGAACAAATCGACTTTCCTCGTGCTAGTAAAATCAATAATAGTTTTCAAGTGATAGTTTACAATCAAAAGTGTGTGTTAGAAAATTGGATGGTtaagattgcccacccttgtTCATAGCCCTTAGTTTACCGGTTAGTCTGTTATTGCTGGTGCAAAAGTGTGAAACGAATAATGAGTTAGAGAAATTATTACGAAAGTGCAAAGTCGGTTCCTTACCAGTGCGAAAAAGTTAGTGTCGGTGGAATGTGTTGGGAAGTAAAATTCTGTTTGTGAAGTGATTAAGTGAAATTGTATCGTACGAAAGAACGGTGTGGTTGTGGCGGTAAAATTCGATTCCATTGCCAAACGTTAGCCTCGAACAAGTTGCACACGGTCTATTTCAAGGTAAGACGATTCAAACATCGGTTCTTTAATCGTTTATATTCCCAGGAAAATCACAATCCTTGACTCTTCATTTGTTGTCATTTGTGCGCATGTTTGCTACTAACTCTCAATAAACCAATCGCTGAACGATCGAACGTATGGCTTCtcggaaaaatcataaataaactTGTTGAACCTCCGGTTCGTTTCGTCCCGCAAAGCTGCCGCGTGAAACTAGAAACAGGGCCGAGGGCAGATTGTAAATTGTTCCATGGTAACGGAAACATATGTTTGCTGCCTTCCTGTCCTTGCATGGGCCACCCATTAGCTCAGTTACTCATCGTCTGGTACGACAGAAGCGAAAGTAGTGGCGACTAAAGCGTGAATCAGAAACGCTTGACCACCATTGAAGTGCCCTACGGCGTTGGAACTTCTTCTTCTAGGTTCAATCTGCCATTGCACACGCGCATGCATGCTTTCTTGGTCGTTCGCTGACGCCGTCGACAGATTTGAAGTACATTGTGATAAGGCAAACGTTCTGCCCTCTCGTACAACAAAGTACAAACATTTTAGTGAACATGCGAGCTGTGTAGAGTGTTTGCTGTccaaactttcaccaacaccTGCACAAGGTCTTATCAATATAAAAAGACACGTTAAACTGGCTTGAAAGTCTTCAGTTCCATACGTGCAGTGTATCCGGGAACAACAACcgcaatattttgttttgagttcCCTAAAACTTTACGCAGAAATCACAATGAAAGCCATTGCTTACGGTTTGGTGATATTCCTCAGCGTTTCGGTCGCACTGATTTACGGCGACAGTCGCCAGTGGGGCCGCCGTGTGTCTGGAGATCGCCGACTGGATTACGCCGTTGTCGTCAACAATTCACTGCCAGTGCCGGAGAAGAGCAGCATCTATCGTTATCTCCCGTCGTCGGTAGGTGACGCACTCATACAAGGGTGCCTTTTATAAAATCCCTTGAAACATGCGAGGTTTAAAAGGTTGCAAATATTTATCTGATGTATTTTCCACCATCTTCCATCCTGACGACACAGGGTGCATATCGGGCACCGAACATTACGGCCATTTACGCACGGGACAATGTGCCGGCTGGAAAGGGTGGATATGCAGCGATCGTTTCCGGTGGACTTAACCAGGCGAACGTGACGCTCAAGCTGACCTCTCAGCCGTATCAGCGGTTCAACTTCACGATCGAGATTTATGGGAAGTGAGGTGCTACGTTATAGAGCGGATCCGGGTTGCGATTGGAGGGATATCAACCCCTGAGGAAAACGagacaacaaaagaaaatagacATGAACACATCCTTTGAGAATGTACAGCGTTTCTCAGTGTTTAGTGCGAAAGTCGCAACACGATTTTAACAGGCAGTGAAATGTTATCAAGCTCTGTTTTGAACAACACGAAACACTTGTTATGCTTTGAATCAGTCTTGaagtaaaaaaattatcatcaaGATGTTTGGAATTTACAAGTAAGACTTTTGTgatcaaacacacaaaaattagtttttaactGTCACACTGATTTGAATCATGAAGAAGAATTTATATTTCTGGAGGAAAAAGAGATTCGAAGTACAaaatttagtaaaagaaaaccaGTCACTAAAGATATTTTAATTGTTAATCTGAATTCGATACCAGAAGGGTAAATGAACAAGAAAACTGGAAAGAGAAtcttttcatacattctattttgcttttgtttatttgtgatttcattttgttggAGCTCAAATTCTTATTTAGAATTCAAATCTCTCTGTTACTACTGATAACTTTTTTATCGCTCTGAAATTAGAATCTCTTTGGTTATTTTTAGGGTACAAACCACTGAGGCGATTAAAACTTATTTTGTGGGTTTTAAATCCGAGAAAAGCAACTATAAAGACGGATTCATCATGCTATTTGTTGAGATGGATTCAAATCCCCTAAACAAGTTATAACTTTCATCGGCAATGTGACAAGTGGTACATGTTGTTTATAATTCAGTGCGTCTACTTGATAAAATTGTACGATTTGCTACTATCGGGTTGCGACTTTTACACTAAACCCTGAGAAGTGCTGTAAATCTtgaacaaataaagaaaacaaaaaaaacgtactgttaaagaaaatggaaaattgaaagcGAAAGAATTCACATACGAacataaatcaatttcaacttgAAACCTGCTGGACGAAAAACGGATGAACAAAGGAAAAAGTTGGTTCTTTGCGTTTTGgataacatacacacacacacacacacacacacacacaaaatacgATATCCTTCCTTTCGCATACAGTTGAACGAGCTTTCCGCTCCCATCCAACGGTCCTTAACTTgggaagaatggaaaaaagggcCACTTGGATTGGAAGaatcttttccgttttccgctcTCATTATTTCCAAATCAGAGAACTCCGTTGGTAGTCCGGCGGGCCTTCGCCTGGATCCGATCGCGTGTCGTCCGTACATCTGGGCAATATTTTTCCGCTTAGGATAgttgaaacaaagaaaagggacataagaaaaaaaaacgaattgaAAAGTGAGTGTAAATAAGCACCGATGCAGAACAGACACAAATCCTTTCTTCGTTATGCGTTTTTCCTTTCAGCGTGTGCCTGTGTGCCCCTCTTCCCGTCCTGGAGCCAGTGGGCTTGTTTTAATATAAGCGGCTTCAGTTATGCTCTGATTGATTCTCGAATGCCAGAGAAACCGATGATCGATTGCAGTACAGGGTTTTTGCGCATCCCATGGTTTCTAATATTTAATCGTATTCTATTCTTGCCGATCTATACACGTATTTTCGTAAGAAAAATGTCTCTTCTTTCGTATTCTTGGAGGCTTAAACCCCATCCACCGAACAGTTTTCGTATGAAGGCGTCTGAACGGATATCTTCTAAAACATACAATCGTTTTAGGAATGTATTGGAGGTATTTCTGTTTCCAAGTATAACCCATACTTCATGTTCGTCTTTAACAGTTTCACTACTATTCAATTAATAGCCCAAAGATTCCTTTTCTTGAATGTAAAAACGTACAAAAATCTTGGAATGATTGTTTCGTGAAATAACTTCGTGAGAATAGGGTGTATTTAAAAGCGAATATTTAATAACTTCACAGACTTTCAATCTCGTGGAATAAATTTTGTTAGTTTCCCCGAAAAAGATGTTATCAACTTATATTAATCATGTTACTTTAGCCCACGTGTAAAGCATCTTGCACCGTTGGCAAAGTAACGCAATGACCTACGATGGCATTTAAAATACCACGTACTTGACGCCAACCACACGTTTCATCACGTGGATGTTTTTGCAAATAAATCCTTAGCAGTTCCATCCTACACCAACCACCTCTCACTTTATCTATTTACAAGTACTCAAGTGGATTGAATTTCGATCAAACGTGGTTTCAGTTTATCGTTCTTGAGGGGCAAGAGAGCTTTCGTCGCCCGAACGCTTCCCACGCATGGAAACTCACCTTTCTGCTACTCGTGGGAGAACAAGAAAGCCCACACGAAAATGATCCTGCCCTGAGTTCGGTAGGCCctcattatattttattttgcgaaCAAAGAATAACCGTGGGAATGTATCGACCTACAAGATGAATGTCGTATCCATTGGGTGGCAGTTGTTGctgaaacagaagaaaaagcgCTGTTCGTTATTAGAAAGTGAACATTTCGGTGGAGGCTGTTTAGCTTCCATTTTTATCCTGTCAAATCGTAACGATGTTAGGAAAAATCGTTCCCAAAATGAAGGTTGGAACTAGAGCGGAGCGAAGGATGCGGGTGGGGTtattttttgcatatttttttgGCAACAAATCGAACTCATATCGACTCGTTTCCAGATCGGATCCACGCTCCGGGTTTCCTACGCATCAAACGAGAAATTGCTTTGTCTGTTCGCGAAGGAATTCACGACGAGCTGTCTCACAATCATCAATCTAAAACACGTTTTCCCTTCCATATTCCCACGGAGCTT
Coding sequences within:
- the LOC131263934 gene encoding probable salivary secreted peptide → MKAIAYGLVIFLSVSVALIYGDSRQWGRRVSGDRRLDYAVVVNNSLPVPEKSSIYRYLPSSGAYRAPNITAIYARDNVPAGKGGYAAIVSGGLNQANVTLKLTSQPYQRFNFTIEIYGK